In Camelina sativa cultivar DH55 chromosome 17, Cs, whole genome shotgun sequence, the genomic stretch AATCGCTTCACTATGATTCCCttcttaatgttgttttcatttcttgttCACATTCATAATTTATTAACTCTGAACCTTGCAAAATTTTCAGGGTTAAGTAATTGCAGATGGCGGCACTCCCTCCCTTCGATCCCAAGTTCAAATTGGCAATCGCAGTCTTCCCAACAGAGACTCAGAATGACCAACAGCACGGTAAACATGTcactctttgcttctttttatttggtttataacTGATGCGAGCAAAAGTGTGCCTGCCTACTctggttttaaaacaaaattttgattcatttttcCATTTGTCTTTTGTCTTTGCAGATGTATCTGTTTCTGCTGCTATCGTAGCTGCTGATCTGATCAGCTCTACACGCCTTAAACTCAAGCTGGATAGTGTCCATACTGAGTACTCAGCTCAGTATCTGGTGGACAATGCTGCTGGCTCACAAGGGCACAAGCTCACTGTCAAAGGCTGCCTTGAGTTTGGGTTAAAGAATGGAATACCGAAAGCTGAAGATTGGCCACAGTTGGGATCTGTGTCGAAGCCCCCATCATCGTACAAGCCTGATCTCGTTACCATGAAAGGAAAAGTGGTTGCGCCTAAGAATTTGACGGAATCAATTGACGTGCTGGACTTGGTTGTGCATCAACCCGTGGGAGCAAAACTGCATGTGTTCAATCCACACCTTGATCTTCAGGTATCTGTTAAAACTTTAGaattcaatataaaatataggagagagagggagatatATGACAAACattttgatttataatatttgttttgatgtGTGGTAGGGAATTTACTGTGGCCCGACTGGTGAACCAGCTACCTATGTTGGGCTTAGAGATGCGATAATTCTTGGAGTGGAGAAGATCCAAGGAAAGGACATTGCAACAGTGAAGATATGGCACAAGCAGAAGTTCACAATCCTGAAAGTGGCTATGAGCAGGTGGTTTGTGCAGCAGTCTCTGGACGGAGAGCCGGGCTTTAACATAGGGCCATCATATCTACTTGTTGACTTTTGCGCCCCACGCCTATCCATCAACTAAGCATCATCTGTTATCTTAATAAGTATCTAGTGGAAGATTATGTTTCTGGAgactgtttttttaaaaaaatatgtaagacCCTTAAGAAGTTAATCTCTCTACCTTCTGAAGACATATTATGGATGATCGCTTTGTTATTTAAGTTTCAGCTCCTTATCTTTGAGACCTTGAATtgtgtgttttagttttgttaaagTCAGTCTTCTCTTATGCAGGGAGTTAGCCATGATTT encodes the following:
- the LOC104758479 gene encoding uncharacterized protein LOC104758479, with protein sequence MAALPPFDPKFKLAIAVFPTETQNDQQHDVSVSAAIVAADLISSTRLKLKLDSVHTEYSAQYLVDNAAGSQGHKLTVKGCLEFGLKNGIPKAEDWPQLGSVSKPPSSYKPDLVTMKGKVVAPKNLTESIDVLDLVVHQPVGAKLHVFNPHLDLQGIYCGPTGEPATYVGLRDAIILGVEKIQGKDIATVKIWHKQKFTILKVAMSRWFVQQSLDGEPGFNIGPSYLLVDFCAPRLSIN